From the Anaeromyxobacter dehalogenans 2CP-1 genome, the window GATCGCCAGGGCCACCGGCGGCTACGAGGAGGCCATGAAGGAGGGCTGGGAGCTCATCCAGCGTCCCATCCGCTCGGTCCCGGTCGATCAGATCGAGAAGCAGCACATCAAGAAGCGCATGACGGTGTGGGAGCGGATCCGCGTCCTCTCGGACAAGGAGCCGATGGTCCTGTACCAGAACTGGGGCAAGAACCTCGACGGCGCCTCGCTCGTCACCGCCGTCCTGAACATCGGCGGCCGCGACGTCGCGGTGTACGGGCACGACTTCACCGTCCGCGCCGGCTCGATGGACGCGACCAACGGCTCGAAGCTGGCGCGCCTGTTCCGCATGGCCGGCGAGAAGGGGATCCCGCTCATCGGCATGAACGACTCGGCCGGCGCCTACGTGCCGGCGGGCGTGGGCGGCCTCGACGGCTACGCCGAGGCGTTCACCGCGCTGCGCCGGATCAGCGGCGTGGTCCCGTCGATCATGTGCATGTTCGGCTTCAACGCCGGCGGCGGCTCCTACCTGCCGCGCCAGGGCAGCTTCGTGATCCAGCCTGCCGACACGTTCTTCGGCCTCACCGGCCCGGGCGTGGTGAAGTCGGTGCTGGGCGAGGAGATCTCGCCGGAGGACCTGGGCGGTCCCAAGGTGCACGGCGCCTCGGGCGTGGCCGACCTCACCGTCATCGACGAGCTCGCCGCGCTCCGCCAGGCGGTGCGCCTGCTGAACTACGTCCCGGACAACAACCGGACGATGGCGCCGTTCCAGGAGACGAGCGACCCGCTCGATCGCAAGACCTGGGAGATCAACACGCTGCTGAAGAAGGCGTTCAACTCGCCGACGGGCTTCAACACGCCGTTCGACGTGTCGATCATCATCCAGCAGGTCTGCGACTACGGTGACTTCTTCGAGATCCAGCCGGAGCGCGCGCGCGAGGTGGTCACCGCGTTCGGCCGCCTGGGCGGCCACGTGGTCGGCTTCGTCGCGAACAACAGCGCCATCGGCTCCGGCCAGATCGACTGCGACACCGCGCTGAAGATCGCGAGGTTCGTGCGCTTCTGCAACGTCTACAACATCCCCATCATCTTCATGGAGGACACCACCGGCTTCCTCCCCGGGCGCGAGCAGGAGGCGCGCGGCATCGTGCAGGCCGGCCGCTCCATGCTCGACGCGATCGTGGACGTCCGCACGCCGCGCATCCTGCTCATCCTGCGCAACGCGTTCGGCGGCGCCTACGCCTCGTACAACAACTACCCGACCGGCGCCGACGTGGTGCTGGCGCTCCCCACCACGCGGCTCGCGGTGATGGGGCCGGCCGGCAAGGAGTTCGTCTACAAGGACGAGCTCCGCAAGATGCGCAGCGCCGCCGCCGAGCGCGCCAAGAAGGGCGCGCAGCAGCGCGTGGCCGCGGGCATGGAGGGCGAGGCCGCCCGCAAGGACGCCGAGAAGGAGGCGGCCGAGTGGCTCAAGGGCGAGGAGGCCGCGCTGGGCCGCCGCTACGAGAAGGAGCTGATGAACCCGAAGGAAGGCCTGGCGCTCGGGTCGATCTCGTCGCTGGTCATGCCGACCGACCTCCGCAAGGTGCTCGGCCAGAACCTGCACTTCCTGCTCCGCCACTACACGCCGTCGCCGATGAGCGGCCCGCAGCGCGAGTTCCACTAGGCCCCGCGCACCGGACCCGAGACCCGGAGAACCGAACGACATGGCTTCCAACGTCGACCACTACCGGAACAACCCGCTCATCCACCGCGACCGCCGCCTGGGCAGCTCGCCCTCGGCCTGGGTGCGCTCCTTCGCCTGCGAGGACCTGAAGCCGCTCATCGTGTGCCGCGGCCCCATCCGCAAGGAGGCGATGGACGTCTTCGCCGAGATGGGCATCACGCACGTCGGCATCCTGCTCTCCGAGAAGGACTCGATCGTCTACGCCAACGCGCTCGCCCCCGAGCTGCGCCAGCTCGCGAACCACGACCGCGTCCACCGCGTGCCGGATTACACCGGCGCCACGAAGGAGGAGCGCGTCGAGCGGATGAACCAGATCGTCCAGATCGCGCTCGACAACGGGTACGACTCCATCTTCGCCGGTTACGGCTTCATGGCCGAGGACGAGGAGTTCGTCGCCACCGTCGAGCGGGCCGGCCTGAAGTTCATCGGCCCGAACTCGACCACGCAGGCGCGCGCCGGCAAGAAGGACGAGGCGAAGCGCACCGCGCTGGAGGTGAAGGTCAGCGTCACGCCGGGCGTGAACGACGTGGCGGCCCGCACGCTGCTCGCGAAGCACAGGACCCGCAAGCAGCTCCTCGCGCTGGTGGAGGCGGAGGGCCTCGCCTGCGACGCGAAGGTGCTGGCGGACGAGAAGGTGGAGCTCCCGGTGCTCGCCGAGCACGTGCTCCAGGCGTCCTACGCCAGGGGGCTCGACCTCTTCACCATCGACGAGCTGGGCGCGCAGGTCCAGGTCGAGGTGGCGGAGATGTTCCGGAAGTACCCGCGCAGCCGCGTGCGCCTGAAGGCCATCGGCGGCGGCGGCGGCAAGGGCCAGCGCATCCTGGGCGCCTCGCTGCTCACCGCGAAGGCCGCCGACGAGAAGGCCGTCGCGGCGGCCGCGGCCGAAGCGCCCGCGATGGTGCGCGAGGTGCTGAGCGAGGTGAAGGCCACCGGCGTCGGCGACAACAAGAACGTCCTCATCGAGCTGAACATCGAGCAGACGCGGCACAACGAGATCCAGCTCCTCGGCAACGGGGAGTGGTGCGTCTCGCTGGGCGGCCGCGACTGCTCGCTGCAGATGCACGAGCAGAAGCTGCTCGAGGTCTCCGTCACGCAGGAGGCGCTCGCCGCCACCATCGCGCGCGCCGCCAACAACGGGAAGACCGCCCGCGCCAAGGCGCTGGCGGTGGACCTCGAGATCCTGAAGCGGATGGAGGACGACGCCGCGCGCTTCGGCCAGGCGGTGGGGCTCGACTCCGCCTCCACCTTCGAGTGCATCGTCGATCGCGACCGCTACTACTTCATGGAGGTCAACACCCGGATCCAGGTGGAGCACCGGGTCTCCGAGCTCTGCTACTCGCTCGAGTTCGCGAACCCCGACGACCCGAGCGACACGTTCGTGGTCGAGTCGCTGGTCGAGGCCATGGCGCTGCTGGCGCGCCACAAGAAGCGCCTGCCCAAGCCCCGCCGCATCCCGCGCTTCGGCGCGGCGGTGGAGGCCCGCCTCAACGCCACCGACGCCTCGCTGTCGCCGCACGCGGGCGGCGTGATCCGCTACTGGTCGAAGCCCATCGAGGGCGAGATCCGGGACGACCAGGGCATCAGCATGCCCAACCCCGACACCCGCATGTTCATGCGGTACAAGGTGGCCGGCGCGTACGACTCGAACATCGCGCTGCTGCTCACCAAGGGCGACCGGCGGCTGGAGAGCTACAAGCACATGGCGCGCGTGCTGGCGCGCATGGAGCTGCGCGGCACCACGCTCGCCACCAACATGGAGTTCCACTACGGCCTGGTGAACTGGTTCCTGGGCCAGAGCGTGAACGCCAAGCCGACCACGCGCTTCGTGGTGCCCTACCTCACGCTGGTGGGCATGCTGAAGGACGAGGCGAACAAGCTCGACACCGCCTACGCCTTCGCCGAGATGAAGAAGCACTACGCGAAGCTGATGGCGACCGAGAACCCGGGCGACGCGGCCGCGCAGAAGGCCATGACGGACGTGCTCGACCGCAAGGTGACGCTGCTCACCCGCGTGATCGACCGCTTCCTCGACGACCCGCACCTGTTCGCCGGCTGGCTGAGCATGAACCGCCGCCACTACCGGATCGAGAACGGGAAGCTGCTCTGGATCCGGAACCCGCTGGGCGTGCTCAACGACGCCTACGCCTACCTGAACATGGCGTTCCACCCGCGGCGGCCCGCGTCGCAGGTGATGTGGGAGCACGACCACGAGCTGCTGACGAAGTCGCTGCGCTTCTACGTGGCGCTGCGCGAGCGCTTCGGCCTGAAGCGCGAGGAGTACTACAAGCTCAACGAGATCCTGCAGAAGGAGGAGCCGCAGGACGGCTTCGACGCCGAGACCTGGACGAGGATCCGCTCCGCCCACCTCGGCTACGAGGCGGGCAACGAGCTGCTCGGCCTGCTGTTCATGGTGGCGGAGTCGGTGCGCTTCTTCGACTTCAAGGTGGAGGACGACCTCGAGGTCACGATTCCCGAGCACCTGCACGATCCCGAACTGCAGGCGCGCATGAAGAAGGTGCTGTGCCCGCCGCCGGCCACCAAGGCGGACGAGCTGGTGGCGCCGTTCGGCGGCATGTTCTACCGGCAGGAGGCGCCGGGGCGGCCGCCGTTCGTCGAGGAGGGCCAGCACTTCGAGAAGGGGCAGCCGCTCTACATCATCGAGGTGATGAAGATGTTCAACACGGTGCGCGCGCCGTTCTCCGGGACCATCGAGAAGGTCCTGATGCAGGGCGCGGACGGCACCGTGGTGCAGAAGGGTCAGCCGCTCTTCAAGATCACGCCGGACGAGAAGTTCGTCCCGGTGGACCCGAAGGCGGTCGAGCGCGAGCGGCGCACCCGCACCCAGAAGCACCTCGAGGGTGTGCTGATGACGTTCGCCGAGAAGTTCACCACCGTCGAGCCCGTCCGGTTCGAGGAGCCGGAGGAGGAGGTGGCCTGGGCCGGGGTAGAGGCGGTCTAGCGTCCCAGCCCACGCCGTGATCCCGGGGACCCCGCCTCGCCAGAGGCGGGGTCCCGCCGTCTCCGCCTCCCGATCCTCAGGGCCGGGTCGCCGCCGGGTGCGCCGCCGTCGCCTGCGGCTCGACCGCCGTCGCACGCCGCGCCCGCACCGGCTCGTGGACCGCCGCCAGGCGCGCCAGCGCGAACGCGGCCACCGCCATCACCGCGTCGCGCGCGGCCACGTCCAGGAACGCGCCGCTCGCGATGAGGTTGAGCGCGATGGCGGCGAGCCAGGCCATTGCGATCCAGCCGAACGTGCGCGCCCGCCCGGACAGGATGCCGACGCCCACGATCACCTCGATGACGCCGGCCGCGCGCATGAACGCCGCCGGGCTCACCGGCAGCAGCCGCACCGCGAGCGGGCTGAGGTAGCCCGCCCAGTCGGCGAGCAGGTTGGTGAACTTGTCCAGCCCGGCCACGATCGGCACCACGCCGAGCGCGATCCGGAGCGCCCAGTACGCGGGAGCCGTCCGGTGAATCTCGTCCCTGTCGGTCCTGTCGGTCATGTGAACCTCCTGCCCCATCGATGCGGCGGGCGGCGGCGGCGTTACGGCGGTAACGATCCGGCCGCCGGTGCATCGGATGGACGAGGGGACTGGAGGCTCCATGGCCGTGCAGGCAGGCAGGACCCGCGTCGTGCCCACGCTGGCGCCCGCGGACGACGAGGTGGTGGCGCGGGTGCTCGAAGGGGACGTGGCGCTCTTCGAGGTGCTCATGCGCCGGCACAACCCGCGGCTGTACCGGGCGATCCGCTCGGTGCTGCGCGACGAGGCCGAGGTGGAGGACGCGATGCAGCAGGCGTACCTCCAGGCGTATGCACACCTGGGCGACTTCCAGGGGCAGGCGGCGTTCTCGACCTGGCTGGTGCGCATCGGCGTGAACGAGGCGCTCATGCGCCTGCGCGGGCGCGGGCGGCTGGTGCTCGCGGCAGAGCCGCCCGAGGGCGGCAGGGTCGGCGAGGAGGAGCACGTGGCGGATCCGAGCCCCGAGGACCAGGCGGCGACGCACGAGGCACGGGCGCTGCTCGAGCAGGCGGTGGACCGGCTGCCGCTGCACCTGCGGACCGTGTACGTGCTCCGCGAGATCGAGCAGCTCTCCACCGCCGAGGTGGCGGCCGCGCTCGAGCTGGGCGAGGAGGCGGTGAAGGTGCGCCTCCACCGCGCCCGCCTCGCGCTCCGCGAGCTCATCGCCGCGCGCGTCGGCCAGAGCGCGCCCAAGGCGTTCGGGTTCCTCGCGCCGCGCTGCGACCGCGTGGTCGCGGCGGTGCTCGCGGCCATCCCGGCGCGCCGTTGAACGTCCGCGACACCGGGCCGTCCGCTCGCCCTACGACCTGGGCGAGCGGACGACCGTGTTTCCTCAGTAGCCGCCGCCCCCACCTCCGCCGCCACCACCGCCGCCGCCGCCGGTCCCGGGGCGAGCGGGCGGTGGAGCGGGCTGGGCCGCCGGATCGATGGTGATGCTGCCGTTCGGCGTCGCCATGCCGCCCAGGTGCGTCGAGCAGTAGTAGGGGATGACCGTCCCCTGCGCGGCCGTCGCGGGGATGCTGAACGTGTGCACGCCGTTGAACGCGCCGGTGTCGAACGCGATGCCGCTCACCTCGCCCGGCGTGTACGCCCCCGGCGTCGCCTCGCTCGTCACGGAGTGCGCCATCGAGTCGTCGTTGATGACGGTGACCGTCGCGCCCGCCGGCACCTTCAGATCGAGCGGGTTGAAGCGCATGCCCGAGATCTGGATGTAGTAGCCGGCCGCCGTCGGGCGCGTGCTGGACGCGCTCCCGCTGTCGCTCGAGCCGCCGCACGCCGCCACGCCGGCGGCCGCCAGCGCGGCCGCTCCCAGCCTCCACGTCTTCCAGCTCATCATGGCTCACCTCCGCTGCCGGGCCGCGCGGGACGCGCTGCCGTGTCGCTCGCAGCATTCGATGACCAGGACACCCGGACGTTTCGCCGTGGCGCGCGGGCGCCCCGTCCGGCATCCGTCCCCGGTGGGCTTCACGCGGACGGGGTGGCGCGGCGGACGGCGAGCTTCGCGAGCTCCAGCACGGGCAGCACCGTGAGGGCCGCGCCGGTCACCAGCAGCCAGTCCGCCGCCGGGAGCGCGTAGGTGCCGAAGGCGGCCCGCAGCGGCGGCAGGTAGACGACCAGGAGCAGGAGGGCAAGCTCCCAGGCGACGGCGAGGTCGAGCCAGCGGTTCGCGAACGGCCGGCGCAGCACCGAGTGGCGCTCGGAGCGGAACGCGAACGCCTTCGCGAACTGCACCAGCACGAGCGACATGAAGCACATGGTCATGGCCTCGGCGTCGCCGCGACCCGAGGCGCGCGCCCAGGCGAACAGGCCCAGGTTGACGGCCGTGGACCAGGCGCCCCCGGTGGCGATGAGCGCCACCACCGGCCGCGTGAAGATCCCCGCCCGCGGATCCCGCGGCGGCTGCCGCATCAGGTCGGCGTCGGGCGGGTCGACCGCCAGCGCCAGCGCCGGGAGGCCGTCGGTGGCCAGGTTCACGTACAGGATCTGCACCGCCGTCAGCGGCAGCGGCAGGCCGAGCAGGGTGGCGGCGGCCATGAGCCCGATCTCGCCCACGTTCGAGGAGAGCAGGTACATGAGGTACTTCTTCACGTTCGCGAAGATGGCGCGGCCCTCCTCCACCGCGCCGACGATGGAGGCGAAGTTGTCGTCGGTGAGCGTCATCGCCGCCGCCTCGCGGGTGACGTCGGTGCCGGTGATGCCCATGGCCACGCCGATGTCCGCCTTCTTGAGCGCCGGCGCGTCGTTCACGCCGTCGCCGGTCATGGCCACCACCTCGCCGCGCGACTGCAGCGCGGTGACGATGCGCAGCTTGTCGGCGGGCGAGACCCGCGCGTAGACCTCGAGCGCCTGCACCCGCCCGGCCAGCTCCGCGTCGGAGAGGCGCGCCAGCTCGGGCCCGGTCACCACCGCGCCGGTGCGCAGGAGGCCCAGCTCCGCCGCGATGGCGCGGGCCGTGACCGGGTGGTCGCCGGTGATCATCACCACGCGCACGCCCGCCGCCGCGCACCGCTCCAGCGCCGCGCGCGCCTCCGGGCGCGGCGGGTCGATCATGCCGACCAGCCCGAGCAGCGTCAGGTCGCGGTCGGACTCGGCCAGCGAGACGCCCTCCCGGCGTGCCACCGCCAGCACGCGCAGCGCCCGCTCCGCCATGCCGCGCACCACCTCGAGCAGCGCCGCGCGGCCGGCCTCGTCGAGCGGTCGCTCGCCCTCGCCGCTCGCCACCCGGGCGCAGGCGGGGAGGAGCACCTCCGGCGCGCCCTTCACGAACGCCAGCGGCCCGCGCTCGGTGCGGTGCAGCGTGGTCATCCGCTTCAGCTCGGAGGTGAAGGGGATCTCGCCGACCCGCGGCGCGCGCGCGTCCAGCTCGGCGCGATCGAGGCCGGCCTTGAGCGCCGCCACGACCAGCGCCGCCTCGGTCGGATCCCCCGACACCGTCAGCTCGCCGGAGGGGGTGCGCTCCACCTTCGCATCCGAGGCGAGCACGGCGCCGGCGAGCAGCGCGAGCAGGGCGGGCGGCGAGTCCACCGGCGCGCCGTCGTGGCGGAAGTCGCCGTCGACGCGGTAGCCGGACCCCGTCACCTCCAGCGTGCGCCCGTCCACGTGCAGCGCGCGGACGGTCATCTCGTCGCGGGTGAGCGTGCCGGTCTTGTCCGAGCAGATCACCGTGGTGGAGCCCAGCGTCTCCGCCGCCGCCAGCCGGCGCACGAGCGCGTTCCGGCGCGCCAGCCGCTGCACCCCCAGCGCGAGCGCGATGGTGACCACCGCCGGCAGCGCCTCCGGCACCACCGCCACCGCCAGCGCGATGGCGAACACGACCATCTCGAGGAACGGCTGGCCGCGCAGCAGCCCCAGTCCGGCGAGCAGCACCACCACCACGCCGGCCGCGCGCGCGAGCTGCGCCCCCACCCGGTCCAGCTCGAGCTGCAGCGGGGTGCGCGCCGGCTTCACCTCGGCCAGCATGCGGGCGATGGCGCCCAGCTCCGTGCTCGCGCCCGTGGCCACCACCACCGCGCGGCCGCGTCCGTAGGTCGCGGCGGTGCCGCCGAACAGCATGTCGGTCCGGTCGCCGACCGGGATCGGGCCGGCGGGGAGCGGCCCGGCCACCTTCGGCACCGGCACCGACTCGCCGGTGAGCGCCGCCTCGTCGGCCTGCAGGTTGACGGCCTCGATCACCCGGGCGTCGGCCGGGATCCGGTCGCCGGCGTGCACGAGCAGGAGATCACCGGGCACCAGCTCGCGCGCCGGCACCCGGCGCTCGGCGCCGCCACGGATCACCGTCGCGTGCGGCGCGGCCATCTGCCGGAGCGCGGCGAGCGCGTTCTCGGCCCGGTGCTCCTGCACGAACCCGAGCACCACCGTGAACGCCAGGATCGCGCCGATGGTGAGCGCCTCGAGATCGTGGCCGAGGAACAGCGACAGCGCGATCGCCACCATCAGGATGACGACCAGCACGTTCTCGAACTGCGCCGCGAGCAGCGCGATCCAGGGCGCCCGGCGGGCGCGCGCCAGCTCGTTGGGGCCGTGCTCGGCGAGGCGGCGGGCCGCCTCGGCGGGAGCGAGGCCATCCGGCCCCGAGCCGAGCCGAGCGCGGGCGTCGTCGGCGGACAGCGCGTGCCACTCCGGGACGTTCGCCATCGGGTCCCCGGCTCCCTGGGTGAGCGCGCCCAGTGTACGGCGCGAGCGCCGGGCCGCGCGCCGGAATCCGGGCCGGTGCGGCGGCGCGCCGCGCGGGTGCGGTAGGATGGGCGCATGAGCGCGTCCGCCCCCGTCCTGCTCGGCTACGGCACCCGCCCGCTCCCGTTCCCCTCCGGCGTGCCGGCGCGCGTGCTCGCGGCCCCGCCCGCGCCGGCGGTGGCCGACCTGCCCGCGGCGCTGGACGCGGCGCTCGCGCACCCGGAGGGCGCCCGGCCGCTGCAGGAGGTGGCCGGCCCGCGCACGCGCGTGCTGGTGATCGTGAGCGACGCGTCGCGCGACGAGCCGCGCGCCGAGCTCTTCGCGGCGGTGCGGCGCGCGCTCGCGGTGGTGCCCGACGACCACCTCACCGTCGGCGTCGCGAACGGCACGCACGGGCCCGGGCCGCTCGCGGCGCTCGGGCTGCCGGAGGACGTGTTCCGGCGGCACCGCGTGGTGAACCACGACGCGCGCGACGAGGCGTCGATGGTGGAGATGGGCCGCACCAGCCGCGGCACTCGCCTGCGGGTGAACCGGTGCGTGGCGGAGAGCGACCTCGTCGTCACCACCGGCCGCGTGAAGCCGCACTACTTCGCCGGCTGGGGCGGCGGCGCGAAGGGGATCTTCCCCGGGCTCGGGCACGACGACGACATCCGCCAGAACCACAAGCTGAAGGCCGACCCCGCCTCCAGCCTGGGCCGCGCCGACGGCAACCCGTGCCGCGAGGACCTGGAGGAGGCGATCCGGCGGCTCGGGCGCGACACGTACATGCTGAACGTGGTCGAGGCCGGCGGGGTGGTGCTGGGCGCGGTGGCGGGCGACGTGGTCTACGCGCACCGCGCCGGCGTGCGCATGGCGCGGCCGTGGTGCGAGGTCGCCGCCGAGCCCGCCGACGTGGTGGTGGTCTCGGCGCCGCTGCCGGTCTCCGGCAGCCTGTACCAGGCCTCGAAGCTGGTCCCGCCGGCGGGGATGCTGCTGCGGGAGGGCGGAGTGGTGATCGTCTGCGCAGAGTGCCCCGGCGGCGTCGGGCCGCTCAGGACGGTCAACGAGGGCATCTTCCAGCTCGGCGTCCGCCGCTTCCTGCCCGAGCGCTACGCGCTCCTCCTCGTCTCGGGCATGCCCGAGACCACCGTCCGCGAGACCTACGCCACGTTCGCGCCCTCGCTGGACGCGGCGCTCGCGAGCGCGCGGGAAATCGTCGGCAAGGCCGAGCCGGACGTCCTCGTCCTTCCGGACGCCGGCGATCTCGTCCCGCGGCGGCGCTGATCGCCTCGCGGGCGCGTGGTAATCTCGCGCTCCCGTGACCGACGAACCCATCCCGCAAGGCGGCAAGCTGTCCTCGTTCCGGCAGGTCCCCCGCACCGGCGTCATCTACGCGACGTCCGAGGCGACGAAGCTCGGCTTCTCGATGCAGGATCCGGAGTGGTGCAACCTCGGGCAGGGGCAGCCCGAGACCGGCCCGCTGTCCGGCGCGCCCGACCGCGTCCACTCCGTCGCCGTGTCGGTGGACGACCAGGAGTACGCGCCGGTCGCCGGCCTCTGGGAGCTGCGCGAGGAGGTGGCCGGCCTCTACAACCGGCTCTACCGCCGCGGCCTGCCCTCCCAGTACAAGGCCGAGAACGTCTCCATCTCCGGCGGCGGCCGCACCTCGCTCACCCGCGCGGCGGCGAGCCTCGGGCGCGTGAACATGGGGCACTTCCTGCCCGACTACACCGCCTACGAGGAGCTGCTCGACCTGTTCCGCACGTTCACGCCCATCCCCATCCTGCTGGAGGGCGAGCGCGGGTACGCGTTCACGGTGGACGACCTGCGCCGCGAGGTGACCGGCCGCGGGCTCTCGGCGCTCTTGCTCTCGAACCCGTGCAACCCCACCGGCAAGCTGGTGCAGGGCGAGGAGCTGGCGCGCTGGGTGGAGCTGGCGCGCGAGCTCGAGTGCGCCATGCTCATGGACGAGTTCTACTCGCACTACGTCTGGACCGCGCCGCCGGGCCGCCTGCCGGTGGAGAGCGCGGCGCGCTACGTCGAGGACGTGGACCGGGATCCCATCGTGCTGTTCGACGGGCTCACCAAGAACTGGCGCTACCCGGGCTGGCGCGTCACCTGGACGGTCGGGCCGCGCAAGGTCATCGACGCGGTGGCCAGCGCCGGCTCGTTCCTCGACGGCGGCGGCTCGAAGCCGCTGCAGCGCGCCGCGATCCCGCTGCTCGCCGAGGAGGCGGTGCGCCAGGAGACCGAGGCCATCCACCGCGGCTTCGGCGAGAAGCGCCGCCACATGCTCGACGCGCTCGAGACCATGGGCGTCCGCATCGACCGCGCGCCGGACGGCACGTTCTACGTCTGGGGCAACCTCGCCAACCTGCCGGCGCCGCTCAACGACGGCATGGGCTTCTTCCGCGAGGCGCTGCGCCGCAAGGTGATCGTGGTGCCTGGCGAGTTCTTCGACGTGAACCCCGGCAAGCGCCGCGCCCGCCATGTCGCCCGCTTCCGCTCCTACGTGCGCTTCTCCTTCGGCCCCTCGCTGGAGACGCTGGAGAAGGCGTTCGGCCGGCTCGCGGCGATGATCCAGGAGCGGTCGTCCTCGACCGCGTCGGTGGGGTAGGCCGCCGGCCGTCGCCGGCCGCTAGTGCCGGTGCCCGTGATCGTGGCCGTGGCCGTGATCGTGGCCGTGGCCGTGATCGTGGGTGTGCTCGGCGGCGTGGGTGTGCTCGGCGGCGTGGTCGTCCGCGTGCGTGTGATCGTGCCCGTGCCCGTGCTCGTGCGTGTGCGACCGCGCGTGCGCTGGCCTCAGGATGGGCCGCCGCAGCTCCTCCAGCCACGCGATCCAGCGGTCCATGCCCTCGCCCGTGCGAGCGGACAGCTCGATCACCTTCGCGGTCGGCATGACGTGCGCGATGGCGTCGCGGAGCTTCGGGAGATCCACGTCGAGGTGGGGGACGAGGTCCACCTTGCTGACCAGCACCAGGTCCGCCGCCTTGAACATCACCGGGTACTTGAGCGGCTTGTCCTCGCCCTCGGTGACCGAGAGCACCACCACGTTCGCCGCCTGGCCCAGGTCGTAGATGGCCGGGCACACCAGGTTGCCGACGTTCTCGATGAAGAAGACGTCGGTGTCGCGCCAGGGGAAGTCGTGCAGGCTGCGGTGCACGAGCTCGGCGTCGAGGTGGCACGCCTGGCCGGTGGTGATCGCCTTCGACGGGATGCCCGCCTTCTCGAGCCGGCGCGCGTCGTTGTCGGTGGCGAGGTCGGCGGACACCGCGCCGAGCTTCCAGCCCTTCGACGCCGCGGCCTTCGCGGTCGCCTCGAGCACGCCGGTCTTTCCGGCGCCGGGCGAGCCCATGATGTTGAGCGCCAGGACGCCGGCCTCGAGGAAGTGCTCCCGGTTGTGGCGGGCGGCGCGATCGTTGCCGGCCAGGATCTTCTCGTGCAGCTCCACCGGGACGAGCTCGGGGTCACCGCAGCCGCAGGTCGTGCACATCAGGGCACCTCCATGTCGATGCTGTCGAGGGTGAGCGCGTCCGAGCCCTCGTCGAGCCGGGCCGGGACGTCGCAGGTCGGGCAGCGCAGGACCGCGCCGCGCGCGATGGGGGCGCGGCAGGCCGGGCAGGACCAGCGCGCCTCCAGGCGCTTCAGGGTGAGCGGGGTGTCTGCGCACAGGCTGCCGGCGCGGAACGTCTCGTAGGCGGTGCGGAACAGCTCCGGGTCCACGCCGGAGAGCTCGCCCACGCTCACGGTGAGCCCGCGGATCGCGAGCGCCTCGCGCCGCCGCGCCTCCTGCTCCACGCGCCGGACCAGCGCCTCCACCAGGGAATACTCGTGCATGCGGCTCGACCTGCCTAGCAGATGCGCGGCAGGAGCTCCCCCTCGGGCTCGGCCAGCATCCGCCTGCCGAAGCCGGTGTCGAGGATCACCGCGCCGGGCCGCTCGGCGATGGCCCGCGCGAACACGGTGGCGCGCGCGCCGAGCGGGTGGGCCCGCAGCGCCGCCAGCACCTTGTCGGCCGAGCGGGCTCGCACGCCGATCACCGCCTTGCCCTCGTTCGCGACGAGCAGCGGGTCGATGCCGATCATCTCGCCGGCGGCGCGCACCTCGTCGTTCACCGGCAGCGACG encodes:
- a CDS encoding lactate racemase domain-containing protein, with the translated sequence MSASAPVLLGYGTRPLPFPSGVPARVLAAPPAPAVADLPAALDAALAHPEGARPLQEVAGPRTRVLVIVSDASRDEPRAELFAAVRRALAVVPDDHLTVGVANGTHGPGPLAALGLPEDVFRRHRVVNHDARDEASMVEMGRTSRGTRLRVNRCVAESDLVVTTGRVKPHYFAGWGGGAKGIFPGLGHDDDIRQNHKLKADPASSLGRADGNPCREDLEEAIRRLGRDTYMLNVVEAGGVVLGAVAGDVVYAHRAGVRMARPWCEVAAEPADVVVVSAPLPVSGSLYQASKLVPPAGMLLREGGVVIVCAECPGGVGPLRTVNEGIFQLGVRRFLPERYALLLVSGMPETTVRETYATFAPSLDAALASAREIVGKAEPDVLVLPDAGDLVPRRR
- a CDS encoding cation-translocating P-type ATPase, whose translation is MANVPEWHALSADDARARLGSGPDGLAPAEAARRLAEHGPNELARARRAPWIALLAAQFENVLVVILMVAIALSLFLGHDLEALTIGAILAFTVVLGFVQEHRAENALAALRQMAAPHATVIRGGAERRVPARELVPGDLLLVHAGDRIPADARVIEAVNLQADEAALTGESVPVPKVAGPLPAGPIPVGDRTDMLFGGTAATYGRGRAVVVATGASTELGAIARMLAEVKPARTPLQLELDRVGAQLARAAGVVVVLLAGLGLLRGQPFLEMVVFAIALAVAVVPEALPAVVTIALALGVQRLARRNALVRRLAAAETLGSTTVICSDKTGTLTRDEMTVRALHVDGRTLEVTGSGYRVDGDFRHDGAPVDSPPALLALLAGAVLASDAKVERTPSGELTVSGDPTEAALVVAALKAGLDRAELDARAPRVGEIPFTSELKRMTTLHRTERGPLAFVKGAPEVLLPACARVASGEGERPLDEAGRAALLEVVRGMAERALRVLAVARREGVSLAESDRDLTLLGLVGMIDPPRPEARAALERCAAAGVRVVMITGDHPVTARAIAAELGLLRTGAVVTGPELARLSDAELAGRVQALEVYARVSPADKLRIVTALQSRGEVVAMTGDGVNDAPALKKADIGVAMGITGTDVTREAAAMTLTDDNFASIVGAVEEGRAIFANVKKYLMYLLSSNVGEIGLMAAATLLGLPLPLTAVQILYVNLATDGLPALALAVDPPDADLMRQPPRDPRAGIFTRPVVALIATGGAWSTAVNLGLFAWARASGRGDAEAMTMCFMSLVLVQFAKAFAFRSERHSVLRRPFANRWLDLAVAWELALLLLVVYLPPLRAAFGTYALPAADWLLVTGAALTVLPVLELAKLAVRRATPSA
- the hypB gene encoding hydrogenase nickel incorporation protein HypB, with protein sequence MCTTCGCGDPELVPVELHEKILAGNDRAARHNREHFLEAGVLALNIMGSPGAGKTGVLEATAKAAASKGWKLGAVSADLATDNDARRLEKAGIPSKAITTGQACHLDAELVHRSLHDFPWRDTDVFFIENVGNLVCPAIYDLGQAANVVVLSVTEGEDKPLKYPVMFKAADLVLVSKVDLVPHLDVDLPKLRDAIAHVMPTAKVIELSARTGEGMDRWIAWLEELRRPILRPAHARSHTHEHGHGHDHTHADDHAAEHTHAAEHTHDHGHGHDHGHGHDHGHRH
- a CDS encoding pyridoxal phosphate-dependent aminotransferase, whose protein sequence is MTDEPIPQGGKLSSFRQVPRTGVIYATSEATKLGFSMQDPEWCNLGQGQPETGPLSGAPDRVHSVAVSVDDQEYAPVAGLWELREEVAGLYNRLYRRGLPSQYKAENVSISGGGRTSLTRAAASLGRVNMGHFLPDYTAYEELLDLFRTFTPIPILLEGERGYAFTVDDLRREVTGRGLSALLLSNPCNPTGKLVQGEELARWVELARELECAMLMDEFYSHYVWTAPPGRLPVESAARYVEDVDRDPIVLFDGLTKNWRYPGWRVTWTVGPRKVIDAVASAGSFLDGGGSKPLQRAAIPLLAEEAVRQETEAIHRGFGEKRRHMLDALETMGVRIDRAPDGTFYVWGNLANLPAPLNDGMGFFREALRRKVIVVPGEFFDVNPGKRRARHVARFRSYVRFSFGPSLETLEKAFGRLAAMIQERSSSTASVG
- a CDS encoding hydrogenase maturation nickel metallochaperone HypA, yielding MHEYSLVEALVRRVEQEARRREALAIRGLTVSVGELSGVDPELFRTAYETFRAGSLCADTPLTLKRLEARWSCPACRAPIARGAVLRCPTCDVPARLDEGSDALTLDSIDMEVP